One segment of Clostridium botulinum DNA contains the following:
- a CDS encoding sensor histidine kinase, which produces MIDERPDPDEILKKISPDESSKQGKLKIFFGYAAGVGKTYAMLEAAHIAKNSGIDVLAGYIEPHTRVETLALLDGLEMLPNLKVKYKGITLNEFDLDSAINRKPKLILVDELAHSNAYGCRHMKRYQDIQELLNNGIDVYTTINVQHIESLNDIVASITGIVVRERIPDSVFDNANQVELVDIEPDDLITRLDNGKVYKTDQARRALINFFTKEKLVALREIALRRTADAVNKKIEIKRDEIKSTYYTEEHILICLSSSPSNTKVIRTAARMAFAFHGLFTALFVETSNSKDLSLENKKILETNLKLAEQLGARIATVYGDDVANQISQYAKISGVSKIVIGRSNNKKSWFNNKKTLVDKLTEFAPNIDIYIIPDNLKAYKRNSNEKLKKITLPHFTVMDLIKTTVILGAVTATGMIFYNLGYSEANIINIYILGVLLTSITTTGKSCGLLVSILGVLVFNFLFTNPRFTFQAYDKSYPITFLVMLVSSIISSKLATRVKIEAKQSAEKAYRTEVLLETSQKLQMAKNKEEIFNKILIQIEKLLDKSVILYPADNDVLLEPIVFKKNRTINIKEFIKEDERAVAQWVFKNKKHAGSTTNTLPGAKCLYMAIRNHEKSFAVVAIPIDKDETLDSFKKNLLIAILAESALSLEKEYINETKNEIYMKAEQEKLRSNLLRAISHDLRTPLTSISGNAGILMGNSRILDEGRKQRLYTDIYDDSMWLINLVENLLSVTRIENGTMDIELQPELIDEVIQESLQHINRESLNYNIEVEVEDELLMAKMDSGLIIQVIINIVNNAVKYTPKGSNIKIFGKKQGKNVVIEISDDGCGIEDSMKGKLFDMFFTLNSTSADGRRGLGLGLSLCKSIINAHGGEVYVRDNEPKGTIFGFTLQCEEVMYSE; this is translated from the coding sequence ATGATAGATGAACGTCCAGATCCTGATGAGATTTTAAAAAAGATATCCCCTGATGAAAGTAGTAAACAAGGAAAATTAAAGATATTTTTTGGATATGCAGCTGGTGTAGGTAAAACCTATGCAATGCTTGAGGCAGCGCATATAGCTAAAAATTCGGGTATTGATGTATTAGCAGGGTATATAGAGCCTCATACTAGAGTAGAAACCCTTGCTCTTTTAGATGGGTTAGAAATGTTACCTAATCTAAAAGTTAAATATAAAGGAATAACTTTAAATGAATTTGATCTTGATTCTGCAATTAATAGAAAACCAAAGCTAATTTTAGTAGATGAATTGGCTCATAGTAATGCTTATGGATGTAGGCATATGAAGAGATATCAAGATATACAGGAATTGTTGAACAATGGAATAGATGTTTATACAACTATAAATGTTCAGCATATAGAAAGTTTAAATGATATTGTAGCATCTATAACTGGAATAGTAGTACGTGAAAGAATTCCGGATAGTGTATTTGACAATGCTAATCAGGTTGAATTAGTCGATATTGAGCCAGATGATTTAATTACTAGATTAGACAATGGAAAAGTATATAAAACTGATCAAGCACGCAGGGCGTTGATTAACTTTTTTACAAAAGAAAAATTGGTTGCATTAAGAGAAATAGCTCTTAGACGTACGGCAGATGCTGTTAATAAAAAGATTGAAATAAAAAGGGATGAAATAAAAAGTACGTACTATACAGAAGAACACATTTTAATTTGTTTATCAAGTTCACCAAGCAATACGAAAGTAATTAGAACAGCTGCACGAATGGCATTTGCATTTCATGGGTTATTTACAGCATTATTTGTAGAAACATCTAATAGTAAAGATCTTAGTTTAGAAAATAAAAAAATATTAGAGACAAATTTAAAACTTGCAGAACAACTTGGAGCCAGAATTGCTACTGTTTATGGTGACGATGTAGCAAATCAAATATCTCAGTATGCTAAGATAAGTGGGGTATCTAAGATTGTAATCGGTAGATCTAATAATAAAAAAAGTTGGTTTAACAATAAAAAAACATTAGTTGATAAATTAACTGAGTTTGCACCAAACATAGATATATATATTATTCCAGATAATTTAAAAGCTTATAAAAGAAATTCTAATGAGAAACTTAAAAAAATTACGTTACCGCATTTTACTGTAATGGATTTAATAAAAACAACAGTAATATTAGGAGCTGTTACAGCAACAGGGATGATTTTTTATAACTTAGGATATAGTGAAGCAAATATTATAAATATATATATCTTAGGTGTACTGTTGACATCTATAACTACAACAGGTAAAAGCTGTGGATTGCTGGTATCAATATTAGGAGTATTGGTATTTAATTTTCTTTTTACTAATCCTAGATTTACATTTCAAGCATATGATAAAAGCTATCCAATAACTTTTTTGGTTATGCTTGTTTCATCAATAATATCAAGTAAACTAGCTACTAGAGTAAAGATAGAGGCTAAACAATCTGCTGAAAAAGCTTATAGAACTGAAGTTTTATTGGAAACTAGTCAAAAGTTACAAATGGCTAAAAATAAGGAAGAAATTTTTAATAAGATACTTATTCAAATAGAAAAGTTATTAGATAAATCAGTAATTCTATATCCAGCTGATAATGATGTGCTTTTAGAACCTATAGTATTTAAAAAAAATAGGACAATCAATATAAAAGAATTTATTAAAGAAGATGAACGAGCGGTTGCACAATGGGTATTTAAAAATAAAAAACATGCTGGATCAACTACAAATACTTTACCAGGGGCAAAATGTCTCTACATGGCTATAAGAAATCATGAAAAATCTTTTGCTGTAGTGGCAATTCCAATAGATAAAGATGAAACTTTAGATTCTTTTAAAAAGAATTTGTTAATAGCAATTTTAGCTGAAAGTGCTTTATCTTTAGAAAAAGAATATATAAATGAAACTAAAAATGAAATTTATATGAAAGCAGAACAAGAAAAACTAAGGTCTAATTTATTAAGAGCTATTTCACATGATTTGCGTACACCTCTTACAAGTATATCTGGGAATGCTGGAATTTTAATGGGGAATTCTAGAATATTAGATGAAGGTAGAAAACAGAGATTGTATACAGATATTTATGATGATTCTATGTGGCTTATTAATTTAGTAGAAAATTTATTGTCTGTAACTCGTATTGAAAATGGTACAATGGATATAGAACTACAACCAGAATTAATAGATGAAGTCATACAAGAATCACTTCAACATATTAATAGAGAAAGTTTAAATTATAATATTGAAGTTGAAGTAGAAGATGAATTATTGATGGCTAAAATGGATTCTGGATTAATTATTCAAGTAATAATTAATATTGTAAATAATGCTGTGAAATATACTCCAAAAGGTTCAAATATTAAAATATTTGGAAAAAAGCAAGGCAAAAATGTAGTGATTGAAATAAGTGATGATGGATGTGGAATTGAAGATTCAATGAAAGGAAAATTGTTTGATATGTTTTTTACATTAAACAGCACTAGTGCAGATGGAAGAAGAGGACTTGGTTTGGGACTGTCATTATGCAAGTCAATAATAAATGCTCATGGTGGGGAAGTTTATGTAAGAGACAACGAACCTAAAGGAACTATATTTGGTTTTACATTACAATGTGAGGAGGTTATGTATAGTGAATAA
- a CDS encoding HAD family hydrolase, whose translation MIKLIATDMDGTLLDEKGHLPESFTEVLDLITEKNVKLVIASGRPYATLQTNFGPIAKKLSYITDNGALVYDNNELIFKDVIEKNLVQDIIKAARNIANTAIVLCGVGCAYLENCSEEYLKEIQKYYVKYEVVDDISKVEDDIIKVTLCDLNHAIKNSNPVISPLFGNDLNVVVAGEIWLDIMNKTVNKGTALRKIMEADNISKEETMAFGDYYNDIEMLNEADFSFVMKNAPEDMKQHGKYIAESNEDYGVLGAIMEYVVL comes from the coding sequence ATGATAAAATTAATCGCAACAGATATGGATGGAACTTTATTAGATGAAAAAGGACATTTACCAGAAAGCTTCACAGAAGTTTTAGATTTAATAACTGAAAAAAATGTTAAGTTAGTTATAGCTAGCGGCAGACCATATGCTACATTACAAACAAACTTTGGACCAATAGCTAAAAAATTATCATATATTACTGATAACGGAGCATTAGTATATGATAACAATGAATTAATATTTAAGGATGTTATAGAAAAAAACTTAGTACAAGATATAATAAAAGCAGCTAGAAATATAGCGAATACTGCAATAGTATTATGTGGAGTAGGATGTGCCTATTTAGAAAATTGTTCTGAAGAATACTTAAAAGAAATACAAAAATATTATGTAAAATATGAAGTAGTTGATGATATATCTAAAGTTGAAGATGATATAATAAAGGTCACTTTATGTGATTTAAATCATGCAATAAAAAATTCAAACCCAGTTATAAGTCCATTATTCGGAAATGATTTAAATGTAGTTGTAGCTGGTGAAATCTGGCTTGATATAATGAATAAAACAGTAAACAAAGGTACTGCTTTAAGAAAAATAATGGAAGCTGATAATATCTCAAAAGAGGAAACAATGGCATTTGGAGATTACTATAATGATATAGAAATGCTAAATGAAGCTGACTTTAGCTTCGTTATGAAGAATGCTCCTGAAGATATGAAACAACACGGAAAATACATAGCTGAAAGCAACGAAGATTACGGTGTATTAGGAGCTATAATGGAGTATGTAGTTCTATAA
- a CDS encoding 50S ribosomal protein L11 methyltransferase — protein MFIITYKIPFQNVDTSIEKLQLNDIFNVFYESPLEITTDEFGYGYLEKDDVIIDFKVAFDGDECDLNEFTTKVNSIIELTPDNTIEENYNYEETHFPAIHIDDTWVIASPEEDFPEKQKINFISQGAFGTGMHETTQDILRYILSQDFSGLDVLDIGTGSGILSLATSVKNAKRVCALDIRDVHEEIEFNSSLNNITNIETFVGDALTNEVIIDGKFHWIYINIGGEETEMFMDYINDHIKENGKLLVSGLVEWSFNSVKEKVEAKGYVMEHKIQTNEWCTAIFNRK, from the coding sequence ATGTTTATTATTACTTACAAAATACCATTTCAAAATGTAGATACTTCTATTGAAAAATTACAATTAAATGATATTTTTAATGTATTTTATGAAAGTCCATTAGAAATAACTACAGATGAATTTGGATATGGATATTTAGAAAAAGATGATGTTATTATTGACTTCAAAGTAGCTTTTGATGGTGACGAATGCGATCTTAACGAATTTACAACCAAAGTTAATTCTATTATTGAATTAACTCCAGACAATACAATTGAAGAAAACTATAACTATGAAGAAACACATTTTCCTGCTATACATATAGATGATACTTGGGTAATAGCTTCTCCTGAAGAAGATTTTCCTGAAAAACAAAAAATAAATTTTATATCTCAGGGTGCTTTTGGAACTGGAATGCATGAAACTACTCAAGATATATTAAGATATATTTTATCACAAGATTTTAGTGGATTAGATGTATTAGATATAGGTACTGGTTCTGGAATACTTTCATTAGCTACAAGTGTTAAAAATGCTAAAAGAGTGTGTGCTTTAGATATTAGAGATGTACACGAAGAAATAGAATTCAATTCTTCTTTAAATAACATTACTAATATTGAGACTTTTGTCGGTGATGCTTTAACTAATGAAGTAATTATAGATGGCAAATTTCATTGGATATACATAAATATAGGTGGAGAAGAAACTGAAATGTTTATGGATTATATAAATGATCATATAAAAGAAAATGGTAAACTTTTAGTTTCAGGATTGGTTGAATGGAGTTTCAATTCTGTTAAAGAAAAAGTTGAAGCTAAAGGTTATGTTATGGAACATAAAATTCAAACAAACGAATGGTGTACAGCAATATTTAATAGAAAATAA
- a CDS encoding D-2-hydroxyacid dehydrogenase, translating into MKQIVVLDGKTLGNVDFSKLNEFGNVTYYDLTSSNEVEERIKNANIVLTNKVVLNENNLKSAKNLELICEMATGFNNIDVNYAKENNIAVTNVAGYSTNTVAQHTFAMALNLYDKIAYFDNYVKSKEYSRSNVFTNVDEVYKDINGKVWGIVGLGAIGKRVAKIAEAFGCEVVYYSTSGKNSNSEYRRVDFKELLEISDIISIHAPLNQNTKGLMNYEAFKGMKNDSILINMGRGPIVVDADLAKAIDENLIGGTGLDVFEIEPMPENNPLLSIKNKEKLVLSPHIAWASEEARNRLFNDLLENIRVYNKGEMKNRVEC; encoded by the coding sequence ATGAAGCAAATAGTAGTACTTGATGGAAAAACCTTGGGAAATGTAGATTTTTCAAAACTTAATGAATTTGGTAATGTAACATATTATGATTTAACTTCAAGCAATGAAGTAGAAGAAAGAATAAAGAATGCTAATATAGTATTAACTAATAAAGTTGTATTAAATGAAAATAATTTAAAAAGTGCTAAAAATCTAGAGTTAATCTGTGAAATGGCAACTGGATTTAATAATATAGATGTAAATTATGCAAAAGAAAATAATATAGCAGTAACTAACGTGGCAGGATACTCTACAAATACAGTAGCACAACATACTTTTGCTATGGCACTTAATTTATATGATAAAATCGCTTATTTTGATAATTATGTTAAATCTAAAGAATATTCAAGATCTAATGTATTTACTAATGTGGATGAAGTTTATAAAGATATAAACGGAAAAGTATGGGGAATAGTAGGACTTGGAGCAATTGGAAAAAGAGTTGCTAAAATTGCAGAAGCATTTGGTTGTGAAGTAGTTTATTATTCAACATCAGGAAAAAACTCAAATTCAGAATATAGAAGAGTAGATTTTAAAGAGTTATTAGAAATTTCAGATATAATATCTATACATGCTCCATTAAACCAAAATACTAAGGGATTAATGAATTATGAAGCATTTAAAGGTATGAAAAATGATAGTATATTAATTAATATGGGAAGAGGTCCTATAGTGGTTGATGCAGATTTAGCAAAAGCTATTGATGAAAACTTAATAGGTGGAACTGGATTAGATGTATTCGAAATAGAGCCAATGCCAGAAAATAATCCGTTATTAAGTATTAAAAATAAAGAAAAATTAGTTTTAAGTCCACATATAGCATGGGCAAGCGAAGAAGCAAGAAATAGATTGTTTAACGACTTATTAGAAAACATAAGAGTTTATAATAAGGGTGAAATGAAAAATAGAGTAGAGTGTTAA
- the kdpC gene encoding potassium-transporting ATPase subunit KdpC yields MKEFKAVFPKALIIFIIFTILCGGIYTIFITGISQLIFPKQANGSIIEVNGKKYGSVLLAQQYNDEKHLWGRIMNIDTNTFVDENGKKLAYSAPSNLSPASKEYEALVQERVDKIKENHPEQDEQAIPVDLVTCSGSGLDPHISVAAAKYQINRIAKNNNMEVKDVENIIDKYTSGKLFGVLGEKTVNVLEVNLAIDGILK; encoded by the coding sequence ATGAAGGAATTTAAAGCAGTATTTCCTAAAGCTTTAATAATATTTATAATATTTACTATTTTGTGTGGGGGTATATATACAATATTTATAACAGGCATTTCTCAATTAATATTTCCTAAACAAGCCAATGGAAGTATTATAGAGGTAAATGGGAAGAAATATGGCAGTGTATTATTAGCACAACAATATAATGATGAAAAACATTTATGGGGAAGAATTATGAATATTGATACAAACACTTTTGTTGATGAGAATGGAAAGAAATTGGCTTATTCAGCACCATCTAATTTAAGTCCGGCAAGTAAAGAATACGAAGCTCTTGTTCAAGAAAGGGTTGATAAAATAAAAGAAAATCATCCAGAACAAGATGAACAAGCAATCCCTGTAGATTTAGTGACTTGTTCAGGAAGTGGATTAGATCCACATATTTCAGTTGCAGCTGCTAAATATCAAATAAATCGTATTGCTAAAAATAATAATATGGAAGTAAAAGATGTAGAAAATATTATTGATAAATATACTTCAGGAAAACTTTTTGGTGTATTAGGAGAAAAAACAGTGAATGTATTAGAAGTTAATCTTGCTATTGATGGAATTCTAAAATAG
- the kdpB gene encoding potassium-transporting ATPase subunit KdpB encodes MNENKGNFANKKMIKRAIKDSFIKLSPKTQMENPVMFLVYISSILTTILYAVSLVGIRDSKSSFILGITIILWLTVLFANFAEAIAEGRGKAQADSLRAAKKDVEAHKIPSIEKRDEITKVSSALLKKGDIVIVVAGEQVPADGEVIDGAASVDESAITGESAPVIRESGGDRSAVTGGTTVISDWLIIEVTSEAGESFLDKMISMVEGAARKKTPNEIALQILLISLTIIFLLVTVSLYSYSIFSANQAGVVNPISVTSLVALLVCLAPTTIGALLSSIGIAGMSRLNQANVLAMSGRAIEAAGDVDILMLDKTGTITLGNREACEFIPVNGVNENELADAAQLSSLADETPEGRSIVVLAKEKFGIRGRNIRESNMEFIPFTAKTRMSGVNYNNSEIRKGAAETVKDYVISRGGCYSKECDEVVARISNKGGTPLVVAKDNKVLGVVYLKDIIKQGVQEKFADLRKMGIKTIMITGDNPLTAAAIAAEAGVDDFLAEATPEGKLEMIRDFQIKGHLVAMTGDGTNDAPALAQADVAVAMNTGTQAAKEAGNMVDLDSSPTKLIDIVRIGKQLLMTRGSLTTFSIANDLAKYFAIIPALFIGLYPGLSALNIMNLHSAESAIFSAIIYNALIIVALIPLALKGVKYREVSAGKLLSRNLLVYGLGGIIVPFIAIKVIDVLITAIGIV; translated from the coding sequence ATGAATGAAAATAAAGGTAATTTTGCAAATAAAAAAATGATTAAAAGAGCTATTAAGGACTCTTTTATAAAACTTTCACCAAAAACTCAAATGGAAAATCCAGTTATGTTTTTAGTATATATTTCATCTATATTAACAACTATATTATATGCAGTTTCATTAGTTGGAATTAGAGATTCAAAATCTAGCTTTATATTAGGAATTACTATAATTCTGTGGCTTACAGTTTTATTTGCTAATTTTGCAGAAGCAATAGCAGAAGGACGTGGCAAGGCACAAGCTGATTCTTTACGTGCAGCAAAGAAAGATGTGGAAGCACATAAAATTCCATCTATAGAAAAAAGAGATGAGATAACTAAAGTTTCATCAGCACTGCTTAAAAAAGGAGATATAGTAATTGTTGTTGCTGGAGAGCAAGTTCCAGCGGATGGAGAAGTAATAGATGGAGCAGCTTCAGTTGATGAAAGTGCAATAACAGGAGAATCAGCACCTGTTATTAGAGAAAGTGGTGGTGATAGAAGTGCTGTAACTGGTGGAACAACAGTAATTTCAGATTGGTTAATTATTGAGGTTACAAGTGAAGCTGGAGAAAGTTTTCTTGATAAGATGATTTCTATGGTTGAAGGTGCAGCACGTAAGAAAACACCAAATGAAATTGCATTACAAATTTTATTAATATCACTAACTATTATATTTTTATTAGTTACAGTATCCCTATATTCATATTCTATTTTTTCTGCTAATCAGGCTGGTGTAGTAAATCCTATTTCAGTTACATCACTAGTGGCACTTTTAGTATGTCTTGCACCAACAACTATAGGTGCATTACTTTCATCTATTGGTATTGCAGGTATGAGCCGTTTAAATCAAGCTAATGTTTTAGCAATGAGTGGACGTGCTATTGAAGCCGCAGGAGATGTTGATATTTTGATGTTAGATAAAACAGGTACAATCACTTTAGGTAATCGTGAGGCTTGTGAATTTATACCAGTAAATGGAGTTAATGAAAATGAGTTAGCAGATGCTGCACAGCTTTCATCTTTAGCAGATGAAACTCCAGAGGGACGTAGTATAGTAGTTCTTGCTAAAGAGAAATTTGGAATAAGAGGAAGAAATATCAGAGAATCTAATATGGAATTTATTCCATTCACAGCTAAAACTCGTATGAGTGGTGTTAATTATAATAATAGTGAGATTCGTAAGGGAGCAGCAGAAACTGTTAAAGACTATGTAATTTCAAGAGGTGGATGTTATAGCAAAGAATGTGATGAGGTTGTAGCTAGAATATCAAATAAGGGCGGGACTCCTCTTGTTGTAGCTAAAGATAATAAAGTTCTTGGAGTAGTTTATTTAAAAGACATTATTAAGCAAGGCGTACAAGAAAAATTTGCAGATTTAAGAAAAATGGGTATTAAAACAATCATGATAACTGGAGACAATCCATTGACAGCAGCAGCTATTGCAGCAGAAGCTGGTGTTGATGACTTTTTAGCTGAAGCTACTCCAGAAGGTAAGCTAGAAATGATACGTGATTTTCAAATAAAGGGTCATCTTGTTGCAATGACAGGTGATGGAACTAATGACGCACCAGCACTTGCACAGGCAGATGTAGCAGTTGCTATGAATACAGGAACACAAGCAGCTAAAGAAGCTGGAAATATGGTTGACTTAGATTCTTCTCCAACAAAATTAATTGATATAGTTAGAATTGGTAAACAATTATTAATGACACGCGGTAGTTTAACAACATTTAGTATAGCTAATGACTTAGCTAAATATTTTGCAATAATTCCAGCGTTATTTATTGGATTATATCCAGGGTTATCTGCATTAAATATTATGAATTTACACAGTGCGGAGAGTGCAATATTTTCAGCAATAATATACAATGCATTAATTATTGTAGCCTTAATTCCATTAGCACTTAAAGGTGTAAAATATCGTGAAGTTTCAGCAGGTAAGTTATTATCAAGAAATCTTTTGGTTTATGGCTTAGGGGGAATAATTGTACCATTTATAGCTATAAAAGTAATTGATGTTTTAATTACTGCAATTGGTATTGTATAA
- the kdpA gene encoding potassium-transporting ATPase subunit KdpA, whose amino-acid sequence MMNLVLQYGLYILILVVLAIPLGNYIGKIMNGEKVFLSKILTPCENFIYKMLHIDKDEDMSWKKYSFSVLAFSIISLIVLFLIHIFQGFLPLNPEKVSGTSWDLAFNNAVSFVTNTNWQGYSGESSLSYFTQMMGLTVQNFVSAAVGISVLFALIRGFIRVKQKGIGNFWMDITRTVLYILIPLSIVVSLALVSQGVVQNFKQYETVSLLEPITLEDGTVVTEEVVPLGPAASQIAIKQLGTNGGGFMGTNSAHPIENPTVLSNLFEMISLLLIPVALCFTFGRNIKDRRQGIAIFIAMGIMLVVAMGIIGVNEQMGTPQMALNGQVDLSTINQAGGNMEGKEARFGIATSSTWATFTTAASNGSVNSMHDSYTPIGGMIPMLLMQLGEVVFGGVGCGLYGMIGFAILAVFMAGLMVGRTPEYLGKKIEPFEMKMAVLVCLATPIAILIGSGIASILPETVNSLNNSGAHGFSEVLYAYTSAGGNNGSAFAGFAANTPFINISIGLSMLFARFVPMMGTLAIAGSMVKKKKVAESVGTLPTHNAMFIGLLIFVVLLIGALSFFPALALGPIAEFFQMLG is encoded by the coding sequence ATGATGAATTTAGTATTACAATATGGATTGTATATTTTGATATTAGTAGTATTGGCAATTCCTTTAGGGAATTATATAGGTAAGATTATGAATGGAGAAAAAGTGTTTTTATCTAAGATATTAACACCGTGTGAAAATTTTATTTATAAAATGCTTCATATTGATAAAGATGAAGATATGAGTTGGAAGAAGTATTCTTTTTCTGTTTTAGCATTTTCAATTATAAGTTTAATAGTATTATTTTTAATACACATTTTCCAAGGCTTTTTGCCATTAAATCCAGAAAAAGTTTCAGGTACAAGCTGGGATCTTGCATTTAATAATGCGGTAAGTTTTGTTACTAATACTAATTGGCAAGGTTATTCAGGTGAAAGTTCATTGAGCTATTTCACACAAATGATGGGACTGACTGTACAAAATTTTGTTTCGGCAGCAGTTGGTATTTCAGTATTATTCGCACTAATTAGAGGATTTATTAGAGTTAAGCAAAAAGGAATAGGAAACTTTTGGATGGATATTACTAGAACTGTACTTTATATCTTGATTCCTCTTTCAATAGTAGTATCTTTAGCATTAGTTTCTCAAGGTGTTGTACAAAATTTCAAACAATATGAAACAGTTTCTTTATTAGAGCCTATTACACTTGAAGATGGAACCGTAGTAACTGAAGAAGTTGTTCCGTTAGGACCAGCAGCAAGTCAAATAGCAATAAAGCAACTTGGTACAAATGGCGGAGGATTTATGGGTACTAATTCAGCACACCCAATTGAAAATCCAACCGTATTATCTAATTTATTTGAAATGATTTCGTTACTATTAATCCCAGTAGCCTTATGTTTTACTTTTGGGAGAAATATAAAAGATAGAAGACAAGGAATAGCTATATTTATAGCAATGGGTATAATGCTAGTTGTAGCAATGGGAATTATTGGAGTAAATGAGCAAATGGGTACACCACAAATGGCGTTAAATGGTCAGGTTGACTTATCAACAATTAATCAAGCTGGTGGAAATATGGAAGGAAAAGAAGCTAGATTTGGTATTGCCACTTCTTCAACATGGGCAACATTTACTACTGCAGCATCTAATGGATCAGTAAATTCAATGCATGATAGTTATACTCCAATTGGTGGAATGATTCCTATGCTACTTATGCAACTTGGAGAAGTTGTATTTGGAGGTGTTGGATGTGGGCTTTATGGGATGATAGGTTTTGCAATACTTGCAGTATTTATGGCAGGACTTATGGTAGGAAGAACACCAGAATATTTAGGTAAAAAAATAGAACCTTTTGAAATGAAAATGGCAGTTTTAGTTTGTTTAGCAACACCAATAGCTATTTTAATTGGTAGTGGTATTGCAAGTATATTACCTGAGACTGTTAACAGTTTGAATAATTCAGGGGCGCATGGATTTTCAGAAGTATTATATGCTTACACTTCAGCAGGGGGTAATAATGGTTCAGCATTTGCTGGTTTTGCAGCGAATACACCATTTATAAATATAAGTATTGGGTTAAGTATGCTATTTGCACGTTTTGTTCCTATGATGGGTACTTTGGCTATAGCAGGAAGCATGGTTAAAAAGAAAAAAGTTGCAGAAAGTGTTGGTACATTACCTACACATAATGCTATGTTTATAGGACTTTTAATTTTTGTTGTATTGCTTATTGGTGCATTAAGTTTCTTTCCAGCATTGGCACTTGGACCAATTGCTGAATTCTTTCAAATGTTAGGTTGA
- a CDS encoding response regulator, translating into MNKPQILVVEDDKAVRNLITITLETENYKYHVAENGEAAIREAVSYVPDIVILDLGLPDMDGIEIIKKIRTWSNIPIIVVSARSEDRDKIEALDCGADDYLTKPFSVEELLARLRVSLRRINYVNGGQGENSNLFINGDLKLDYAARCVFIKDEEIHLTPIEYRLICLLAKNVGRVLTHNFILKEVWGNTLPNDTPSLRVFMATLRKKIEEKPSKPKYIQTHIGIGYRMLRITED; encoded by the coding sequence GTGAATAAACCACAAATTTTAGTTGTAGAAGATGATAAGGCTGTTAGAAATTTAATTACTATAACATTAGAGACTGAAAACTATAAGTATCATGTAGCTGAAAATGGTGAAGCTGCAATTCGAGAAGCTGTTTCATATGTACCAGACATTGTTATATTAGATTTAGGTTTACCAGATATGGATGGGATAGAAATTATAAAGAAAATACGTACGTGGTCAAATATCCCAATTATAGTAGTTAGTGCACGTAGTGAAGATAGAGACAAAATTGAAGCTCTTGATTGTGGCGCTGATGATTATTTAACAAAACCATTTAGTGTTGAAGAACTGTTAGCAAGATTACGTGTTAGCTTAAGAAGAATTAATTATGTTAATGGTGGACAAGGCGAAAACAGTAATTTATTTATTAATGGAGATTTAAAACTTGATTATGCAGCAAGATGTGTATTTATTAAAGATGAGGAAATTCATTTAACACCCATTGAATATAGGTTAATATGCCTTCTAGCTAAAAATGTAGGAAGAGTACTTACTCATAATTTTATATTAAAAGAGGTATGGGGAAATACTTTACCTAATGATACACCATCATTACGTGTTTTTATGGCAACTTTAAGAAAGAAAATAGAAGAAAAACCCTCAAAACCTAAATATATACAAACACATATAGGGATAGGATACAGGATGCTAAGAATTACAGAGGATTGA